The Mucilaginibacter defluvii genome contains the following window.
AGGAGTAGTAAGAGCGTTTTTTTCATCGTGAATGTTTTAAAAAAATAAATGTAGTTTTTTAAAACAAAAGGCAATCAGATTTATATAGTAAAAATTGTTAAATCCGCCTTAAAAAATCGTGATTTTTTAATTTTCCACATTGCAAAATGCCGATATTTTAACTTCCTACGGTAGGGTATACCAAAAGCGATGAACAACTATGTTGGTATGTGGAAAACTCAAATTGTGCGCAACCCTTCTCCACGGTAAATTTGATTAAAAACTCTTATAGATTTTTTTACTGACACAATCAAATCATAAAAGTATAAACTGACAGATCAATAATATTATTAGCTATGGGCAAAAACATTCCAAAAAAATCAGCGGCTTCAGGCGGCAAAGGATTGAAATTCAGCAGGTATTTTACCACAGAGGGCACCCCGGTGTTCGACTTGTTCAAGTACGAAAAACGCTCATCCGTTATCCGCAATCCGTCGGGCGATGCGGTGTTTGAGATGAACGATGTTGAAGTACCGGCGTCATGGTCGCAGGTGGCAACTGATATTTTGGCTCAAAAATATTTCCGTAAAGCCGGTGTACCACAACCTGACGGTACTACCGGATCAGAAAAAAGCATTAAACAGGTTGCCCACCGTATGGCAAACTGTTGGAAGGAATGGGGCAGCCGTTATGGTTACTTCGCCACCCCGCAGGATGCCCAGATTTTTTATGACGAGATAGTTTACACTATTACCGGGCAGTTGGCAGCGCCAAACTCTCCGCAATGGTTCAATACCGGTTTACATACCTCATACGGTATTACCGGAAAACCACAGGGGCATTATTATATTGACCCGGTTACCGAAACGCTTACCAAATCAACCTCGGCTTATGAGCGCCCGCAGCCGCATGCCTGCTTCATCCTTTCTGTTGATGATGACCTGGTGAACGAGGGCGGCATTATGGACCTTTGGGTACGTGAAGCCCGGATCTTTAAGTACGGATCGGGTGTAGGTACCAACTTTTCTAAAATCCGTGGCGAGAACGAAAAGCTATCAGGCGGTGGTTATTCATCAGGCCTGATGTCATTCCTAAAAATAGGCGACAGGGCAGCAGGCGCCATCAAATCGGGTGGTACAACACGCCGCGCGGCCAAAATGGTTTGCCTTGATCTGGATCATCCCGAAATTGAAGGTTTTGTAAACTGGAAAGTTGAAGAAGAGAAAAAAGTAGCCGCGCTTATTGCCGCTGGTTATTCGTCTGATTACGAGGGCGAGGCTTATCGCACGGTATCGGGCCAAAACTCAAACAACTCGGTACGTATACCAAACAGTTTTTTCCACGCGCTAAACGAGGGTAAAAACTGGGATTTGGTTGGCCGCATGAATGGCAAAACCGTTAAGTCAATATCCTCACAAAAACTTTGGGATGATATCGCTTTCGCGGCCTGGGCTTGTGCCGATCCGGGCGTGCAATATGATACCACCATCAACGAGTGGCATACCTGCCCTGAAGGTGGCCGTATCAACGCCTCAAACCCATGCTCAGAGTACATGTTTTTGGATAATACCGCATGTAACCTGGCCTCCATCAACCTGGCGCACTTTTTTAACAAAGAAACCCGTGTGTTTGATGTTAAAGGTTACGAGCACGCCTGCCGTATATGGATAGTGGTATTAGAAATCTCCGTACTGATGGCGCAATTTCCGTCAAAAGAAGTTGCCGAACTATCATACGATTACCGTACGCTTGGTTTAGGCTATGCTAACCTGGGTTCGGCTTTGATGGTTAACGGCATCCCTTACGATAGTGATAAAGCTCGTGCTATTGGCGGCGCTATTACCGCTATCATGACAGGTACTGCTTACGCTACTTCAGCCGAGTTAGCCCGCGAGCTGGGTACCTTCCGCCGTTACGAGGATAATAAACAACACATGCTGCGTGTAATGCGCAACCACCGCTACGCGGCCTATAATTCGACCGAAAACTACGAAGGTTTGGAGATACTGCCTCCGGGAATTGACCAAAAGGTTTGTCCGGATTACCTGCTTTCTGCCGCGTGCAACGCCTGGGATAAAGCTGTTGAAATGGGTGAGAAACACGGTTACCGCAATGCGCAAACTACCGTTATTGCGCCAACAGGCACCATTGGTTTAGTTATGGATTGCGATACCACCGGTATTGAGCCTGACTTCGCGCTGGTTAAATTCAAAAAACTATCAGGCGGCGGTTACTTTAAAATTATTAACCAGGCCGTGCCTGAAGCTTTACAGAACTTAGGTTACAAAGAGCACGAAATTACTGCCATTGTAAACTACGCTAAAGGTGCCGCTACTTTAAAAGGCGCGCCGCATGTTAACCTGGAAAGCCTGAAAGCTAAAGGCCTTACCGATACTGAGCTTGAAAAATTGGATAAAGCAGTTGTGTCTGCTTTTGAAATATCATTCGCGTTCAACATCTGGACTTTGGGCGAAGAAGC
Protein-coding sequences here:
- a CDS encoding vitamin B12-dependent ribonucleotide reductase, with product MGKNIPKKSAASGGKGLKFSRYFTTEGTPVFDLFKYEKRSSVIRNPSGDAVFEMNDVEVPASWSQVATDILAQKYFRKAGVPQPDGTTGSEKSIKQVAHRMANCWKEWGSRYGYFATPQDAQIFYDEIVYTITGQLAAPNSPQWFNTGLHTSYGITGKPQGHYYIDPVTETLTKSTSAYERPQPHACFILSVDDDLVNEGGIMDLWVREARIFKYGSGVGTNFSKIRGENEKLSGGGYSSGLMSFLKIGDRAAGAIKSGGTTRRAAKMVCLDLDHPEIEGFVNWKVEEEKKVAALIAAGYSSDYEGEAYRTVSGQNSNNSVRIPNSFFHALNEGKNWDLVGRMNGKTVKSISSQKLWDDIAFAAWACADPGVQYDTTINEWHTCPEGGRINASNPCSEYMFLDNTACNLASINLAHFFNKETRVFDVKGYEHACRIWIVVLEISVLMAQFPSKEVAELSYDYRTLGLGYANLGSALMVNGIPYDSDKARAIGGAITAIMTGTAYATSAELARELGTFRRYEDNKQHMLRVMRNHRYAAYNSTENYEGLEILPPGIDQKVCPDYLLSAACNAWDKAVEMGEKHGYRNAQTTVIAPTGTIGLVMDCDTTGIEPDFALVKFKKLSGGGYFKIINQAVPEALQNLGYKEHEITAIVNYAKGAATLKGAPHVNLESLKAKGLTDTELEKLDKAVVSAFEISFAFNIWTLGEEAVKRLGFTAEQYNAPDFNLLRSLGFSKKQIAEANEYVCGTMTIEGAPYLKEEHYPIFDCANKCGAKGERYIHAHGHIKMMAAAQPFLSGAISKTINLPNEAKVDEIKDCYELSWKLGLKANALYRDGCKLSQPLSTKSDVKEEAEESLESVEEVLGEAANVKLSDLTADQVLEAAMAIIEKSKDTRFMRQLSRVVQKKNLPFKRRGYTQKASVDGQTVFVRTGEYEDGTLGEIFVDMHKEGATFRSLMNCFAIAVSVGLQYGVPLEEYVEKFTFTRFEPAGMVMGHANIKSATSIIDYIFRMLGYEYLNRTDLVHVITEDKAVVGHGFDDSDYNTDETNVYTPEPAKPVTAAESKGGAKHQLSVDLSMGVQSDAPSCNVCGHTTVRSGTCYKCLNCGNSMGCS